The following coding sequences lie in one Thermodesulforhabdaceae bacterium genomic window:
- a CDS encoding STAS domain-containing protein — MCKVDVKKYQDDDSTLIVSLAGRFNRDVVRDIRDKVFKVLRSNRTVKSLAVDLSEVEWIDTAGVALLVLLCQHVRAKGGVFRVLYPSDRVKRVFKLAQLEEFLTVENGNRLF, encoded by the coding sequence ATGTGCAAGGTGGATGTAAAGAAGTATCAGGATGATGACAGCACTCTGATTGTGTCTCTAGCGGGGAGGTTCAATAGAGATGTGGTGCGGGATATAAGAGATAAAGTTTTTAAAGTTCTTCGAAGCAACCGCACCGTTAAAAGTCTGGCAGTGGATCTTTCTGAGGTAGAATGGATTGATACGGCGGGAGTTGCTCTACTTGTTCTGCTTTGTCAGCATGTAAGAGCAAAGGGTGGGGTGTTTCGAGTCCTCTATCCGAGTGATAGAGTTAAGCGAGTTTTCAAACTTGCTCAGCTTGAGGAGTTTCTTACTGTTGAAAATGGAAACAGGCTATTTTGA
- a CDS encoding ABC transporter ATP-binding protein: protein METGYFDKAFISVRNLNSYYGRKQVLFDVSFDVDAHKIFVIMGMSGCGKSTLLKHLIGLKKSPAGSVYIDGEDVSKWNHKEWSDYWLRIGVLFQNGALFNSLTVGQNIALPLTVHTNLPREIIEIMVEMKLHMVGLSGTSSLMPSQLSGGMRKRAGLARALSMDPEILFVDEPSSGLDPITAAGLDELLITLKEAFGMTVIVVTHELESAFKIGDFMIVMDQGRIIASGTPEEIRQMPDPRVQQFLNRRPDEEQHDYDSYISRLCKVKRK from the coding sequence ATGGAAACAGGCTATTTTGATAAGGCTTTTATCTCCGTAAGAAATCTTAACAGTTATTATGGCCGTAAACAGGTTCTTTTCGACGTTTCTTTCGACGTTGATGCTCATAAAATTTTCGTCATTATGGGAATGAGCGGCTGTGGGAAAAGCACTCTGCTTAAGCATCTTATAGGTCTTAAGAAGAGCCCTGCTGGTTCTGTTTATATTGATGGAGAAGATGTTTCGAAATGGAATCACAAAGAGTGGAGCGATTACTGGCTTAGAATCGGAGTGCTTTTTCAAAACGGAGCTCTTTTTAATTCTCTTACAGTTGGTCAGAATATAGCTCTTCCGCTCACCGTTCACACAAATCTTCCCCGTGAAATTATTGAAATTATGGTAGAGATGAAGCTTCACATGGTGGGGCTTTCCGGCACTAGTTCCCTAATGCCGTCTCAGCTAAGTGGTGGAATGAGAAAGAGGGCAGGGCTTGCCAGAGCTCTTTCTATGGATCCGGAGATACTTTTTGTGGATGAGCCATCTTCTGGGCTCGATCCCATAACTGCCGCCGGATTAGATGAACTTCTCATTACCCTTAAAGAAGCTTTCGGAATGACCGTCATAGTCGTCACTCATGAACTTGAGAGTGCTTTTAAAATCGGCGATTTCATGATCGTCATGGATCAGGGAAGAATTATTGCTTCGGGAACACCGGAAGAGATTCGACAAATGCCGGATCCTCGAGTTCAGCAGTTTCTTAATAGACGTCCCGATGAGGAACAGCACGATTACGATTCTTATATTTCAAGGCTTTGCAAGGTGAAGCGAAAATGA
- the alaC gene encoding alanine transaminase gives MDWSVDEITQQGRMRRLPPYVFAQVNELKMRLRRAGEDIVDLGMGNPDLPTPRHIVDKLLEAAQKPHNHRYSASRGITKLREAIANWYARRYGVEIDPETEAVVTIGAKEGLSHLILALISPGDVVLVPNPTYPIHPYSVIIAGGDVRSIPIGPDRNFLEDLEHAFRQTWPRPKILIISYPHNPTTTVVDADFFDKIVAFAKENRIIVIHDLAYADLTFDGYKAPSFLQAKGAKDVGVEFFSMSKSYSMAGWRVGFCVGNRHIVYALTRIKSYLDYGIFQPVQIAAIVALNGDQSCVDEIVNVYRSRRDTLVRGLNRVGWEVEPPKGTMFVWARIPEPFRSMGSVEFSKFLIEKAKVAVSPGLGFGEYGDEYVRFALVENEHRINQAVRGIKKVLNSGS, from the coding sequence ATGGATTGGAGCGTTGATGAAATAACACAGCAAGGGCGCATGAGGCGTCTTCCACCTTACGTTTTTGCTCAGGTAAATGAACTTAAGATGAGACTTAGGCGAGCAGGGGAGGATATTGTTGACCTGGGGATGGGAAATCCCGACCTCCCAACTCCAAGGCACATTGTTGACAAACTCCTGGAGGCGGCTCAAAAACCTCACAACCATCGCTATTCCGCTTCTCGTGGCATTACAAAACTAAGAGAAGCCATCGCTAACTGGTATGCTCGCCGTTACGGCGTGGAAATAGATCCCGAAACAGAAGCTGTGGTAACAATCGGAGCAAAGGAAGGATTGTCGCACTTGATCCTTGCTCTCATATCTCCCGGCGATGTTGTGCTTGTGCCTAATCCGACCTATCCTATTCATCCCTATTCGGTTATTATCGCAGGCGGTGACGTTAGATCCATTCCCATAGGACCCGATAGGAATTTCCTGGAAGACCTTGAGCATGCTTTTCGTCAGACCTGGCCCAGACCCAAGATTCTCATAATCTCCTATCCACATAACCCGACCACTACTGTGGTTGATGCCGACTTTTTTGATAAAATCGTAGCCTTTGCCAAGGAAAATCGAATCATTGTTATTCACGACCTTGCTTATGCAGATCTTACCTTTGATGGATACAAAGCTCCTAGCTTTCTCCAAGCGAAAGGAGCAAAGGATGTAGGGGTCGAATTTTTCTCAATGTCCAAGAGTTACAGTATGGCGGGGTGGCGAGTGGGATTTTGCGTTGGCAATCGTCACATCGTGTATGCGTTGACCAGAATTAAAAGTTATCTCGATTATGGCATATTCCAACCTGTGCAGATCGCAGCTATAGTGGCTCTTAATGGTGATCAGTCTTGTGTGGATGAAATAGTTAATGTTTATCGTTCCCGTCGCGATACTCTTGTTCGAGGATTAAATCGCGTAGGGTGGGAAGTGGAGCCTCCAAAGGGAACTATGTTTGTTTGGGCACGGATTCCAGAACCTTTCCGATCTATGGGATCAGTTGAGTTTTCTAAGTTCCTCATAGAAAAAGCCAAGGTAGCGGTTTCACCAGGACTTGGATTCGGGGAGTATGG
- the mlaD gene encoding outer membrane lipid asymmetry maintenance protein MlaD, with protein sequence MTVRERNYKSIEIMVGFFILLGILAMGYVSLKLGKIGILNRDEYIVYATFSNVSGLKKKAPVTMSGVEIGRVENITLNGSGRAKVALVINKNVKLSEDCIASIKTMGIIGDKYIAISQGGLDSYIQPGGEITDTLPPLDVEELISKFVFGKVEGNRQKDAEKSE encoded by the coding sequence ATGACGGTCAGAGAAAGAAACTACAAAAGCATTGAAATAATGGTTGGGTTTTTCATCTTGCTGGGCATTTTAGCTATGGGGTATGTTTCCTTAAAGCTTGGTAAGATTGGAATATTAAATCGCGATGAATACATTGTTTACGCTACTTTCTCTAATGTTTCTGGTCTTAAGAAAAAGGCACCAGTGACCATGTCTGGTGTTGAGATTGGGCGAGTGGAAAATATAACACTGAACGGTAGCGGGCGAGCTAAGGTTGCTCTCGTCATAAACAAGAACGTGAAACTCTCTGAAGATTGTATAGCTTCCATAAAAACTATGGGCATCATTGGAGATAAGTATATAGCCATTTCACAGGGGGGACTAGATTCTTACATTCAACCAGGTGGGGAAATTACCGATACACTTCCACCGCTTGATGTAGAAGAGCTTATCAGCAAGTTTGTATTCGGAAAAGTAGAAGGAAATCGTCAGAAAGACGCTGAAAAATCAGAGTAA
- a CDS encoding ABC transporter permease, translating to MNVLMDSFVTIGRWGLGILLGLGRMGVFFLCTLRGIVYPPGKTSLVIKNIYFIGHKSLFVIIFTGAFSGMVLVLQGYYALSRYGSEGLLGSGVILSLVRELGPVFTALMIVGRAGSAMCAEIGIMRIDEQIDALRCMSIDPHGYLVLPRLIAALISFPLLTHIFDVVGVWGGYFVGVELLGVNPGAYWDGIYRSLEWLDIWMGIVKSLVFAVLTITISTYKGYYAGVDRGSMGAEDVGQATTSAVVTSSVTVLVADYVITSIML from the coding sequence ATGAATGTCTTGATGGATTCTTTTGTAACAATTGGAAGGTGGGGGCTTGGGATCCTCCTTGGTTTGGGTCGCATGGGGGTTTTTTTCCTGTGCACTCTTAGAGGAATAGTCTATCCGCCAGGGAAAACCAGCCTTGTTATCAAAAATATATACTTCATCGGCCATAAGTCTTTGTTCGTGATAATCTTTACAGGGGCTTTCTCAGGTATGGTGCTGGTACTCCAGGGGTATTATGCCCTTTCTAGATATGGTTCCGAGGGGTTGCTTGGGAGCGGTGTCATCTTGAGCCTTGTGCGAGAACTGGGGCCCGTCTTTACGGCGCTTATGATCGTTGGACGTGCTGGCTCAGCTATGTGTGCCGAAATAGGTATTATGAGAATTGACGAACAGATTGATGCTCTACGCTGTATGTCAATAGACCCTCACGGCTATCTAGTCCTCCCGCGTCTTATCGCTGCTTTGATTTCTTTCCCTTTACTTACTCACATATTTGACGTTGTAGGGGTCTGGGGTGGATACTTCGTAGGTGTAGAACTTTTAGGAGTTAATCCTGGAGCCTACTGGGATGGAATATACCGTAGCCTTGAATGGCTGGATATCTGGATGGGAATCGTAAAGTCTCTCGTATTTGCCGTCTTAACCATCACAATATCAACTTATAAGGGTTACTACGCCGGAGTTGATAGGGGTTCTATGGGAGCCGAAGATGTAGGGCAAGCTACAACTAGTGCAGTGGTAACATCATCCGTTACTGTTCTTGTTGCCGACTATGTTATTACGTCGATAATGTTGTAG